A stretch of Bacillus pseudomycoides DNA encodes these proteins:
- a CDS encoding short-chain fatty acid transporter, which yields MKYSLLEKNADPEKKESLLTRCANVFSRWSQKYVPDAFVIAVLLTLFTFTVALLMNPSKPYAIVKSWGDGFWTYLTFTMQMVLLMVTGMTLASVPFVNRGLQSVAKLADTPQKAYTMTFLISAIAYYINWGLAVVVGAIIAKEVAKKNPNAHFPLLVAAAYAPTALYSAGLSSSIGLTIVTKDHFLADMIGIIPTSQTIFSYSTLIIFFTLLITMPIIIVLMAPKSGIIRYKAPETDTNSFVKPLQKDLTTAEKLEWTPVLGIVLGAIGTLYCVYEFMNGHSLDLNIINLFFLSLGLLLHGSLGNFAQGFKESAQSISPIILQFPFYAGIIAVLGSSGLGSSIIEWMASIASKDTFDIFTYWSAGLVNLLAPSGGGQWALQGPLQVPAGLKLGVDPATIAMAVGWGDAWTNLIQPFWALPLLGVLGLKIKDIMGYCFILCIWVGIVTSLLMLFVY from the coding sequence ATGAAGTATTCCCTATTGGAGAAAAATGCAGATCCAGAAAAGAAAGAATCATTGCTTACAAGATGTGCAAATGTATTTTCGAGATGGTCTCAGAAATATGTCCCGGATGCCTTTGTTATCGCTGTGCTGCTCACTTTATTCACTTTCACTGTAGCCTTGTTGATGAATCCCTCAAAGCCATACGCAATCGTAAAATCTTGGGGAGATGGGTTTTGGACTTATTTAACTTTTACAATGCAAATGGTATTGCTAATGGTTACAGGGATGACGTTAGCTTCCGTCCCGTTTGTTAATAGAGGTTTGCAGTCTGTTGCCAAGTTAGCTGACACACCTCAAAAGGCTTATACGATGACATTTTTGATCAGTGCAATTGCATACTATATTAATTGGGGATTAGCAGTAGTTGTAGGAGCAATCATTGCGAAGGAAGTGGCGAAAAAAAATCCGAATGCACATTTTCCATTACTAGTAGCAGCTGCTTATGCTCCGACAGCTTTATATAGCGCAGGTCTCTCCAGTTCTATTGGCTTGACAATTGTCACAAAGGATCATTTTCTTGCAGATATGATTGGAATTATTCCTACTTCTCAAACAATCTTTAGTTACTCTACTCTAATTATTTTTTTCACTCTATTAATCACGATGCCGATTATTATCGTACTTATGGCTCCAAAAAGCGGGATTATCAGGTATAAAGCACCGGAAACAGATACAAATTCTTTTGTAAAACCACTTCAAAAAGATTTAACCACTGCGGAAAAGTTGGAATGGACACCGGTTCTAGGAATAGTATTAGGTGCAATCGGCACGTTGTATTGTGTGTATGAATTCATGAACGGTCACAGTTTAGATTTAAATATCATTAATTTGTTTTTCTTATCACTTGGTCTACTACTACATGGTTCTCTTGGCAACTTTGCACAAGGATTTAAAGAATCCGCGCAATCCATTTCTCCAATTATCCTACAGTTTCCGTTCTATGCTGGGATTATCGCTGTTTTAGGAAGTTCAGGATTGGGAAGTTCAATCATCGAATGGATGGCATCCATTGCTTCAAAGGATACATTTGATATATTTACATATTGGTCAGCAGGATTAGTGAATTTATTGGCGCCGTCTGGCGGGGGACAATGGGCTTTGCAAGGACCGCTGCAGGTACCAGCAGGCTTGAAGTTAGGTGTAGATCCAGCTACTATCGCTATGGCGGTAGGTTGGGGAGACGCATGGACAAATCTAATTCAGCCGTTCTGGGCACTGCCTCTTTTAGGAGTACTAGGATTGAAAATTAAAGATATCATGGGCTATTGCTTCATTCTCTGCATTTGGGTCGGGATTGTTACAAGTTTATTGATGTTATTTGTATATTAG
- a CDS encoding DinB family protein has translation MKTLFRYNWQVREQWFEWCKQLSEEDLLCKRVGGVGSILETLFHIVDVEHSWIRDLQGKDDLDLQFQDYQSLEKVKKVSDSFKNQIETFLQTWSSDLESKILTASWTDETYKYGEVVRHVITHEIHHIGQLSIWARELDLQPVSANLIRRGLIGETGKSIL, from the coding sequence TTGAAAACTTTATTTCGATACAATTGGCAAGTTAGAGAGCAATGGTTTGAATGGTGTAAGCAGCTTTCGGAAGAAGATTTACTCTGTAAACGTGTTGGAGGAGTAGGGAGTATTTTGGAAACTTTGTTTCATATTGTAGATGTAGAGCATAGCTGGATACGTGATCTTCAAGGAAAAGATGATTTAGATCTGCAATTTCAAGACTATCAATCACTTGAAAAAGTGAAGAAGGTTTCGGACTCTTTTAAAAATCAGATAGAAACTTTTTTGCAAACATGGTCAAGTGATTTAGAGAGTAAGATATTAACAGCCTCATGGACTGATGAGACGTATAAATATGGTGAGGTTGTACGTCATGTGATTACACATGAGATCCATCATATTGGTCAATTATCTATTTGGGCAAGAGAGTTGGATCTTCAGCCTGTATCAGCAAATTTAATTAGAAGAGGTTTAATAGGGGAAACAGGGAAATCTATTTTGTGA
- a CDS encoding alpha/beta fold hydrolase, with protein MNRCKESEEYVDIEGVALYTKVMEGKKDSPVIILDAGYGDYSKSWDQIAEKITGYGTVLLYDRAGLGKSEKSPNPRISSEMVKELRALLQQLQLKPSYIFVGHSFGGINVRLFASFYPEETAGLILVDSTPENYREDFLPIMSREFQEAYYKQFIYEGTYEEFMSSLYEAGLHCKSTGNIPLVIVAAGKKALYSPEAQVKWLQMQKELLQLSNNNKLIIALNSGHYIQRDEPEYVIEGVKWVLSHM; from the coding sequence ATGAATAGGTGTAAAGAATCCGAAGAATATGTTGATATAGAAGGGGTTGCATTATACACAAAAGTAATGGAAGGGAAGAAAGATAGCCCAGTAATTATCCTGGATGCTGGATACGGTGATTATTCAAAATCTTGGGATCAAATTGCAGAGAAAATCACAGGATACGGAACAGTACTTTTATATGACCGAGCGGGTTTAGGAAAAAGTGAAAAAAGTCCTAATCCACGTATTAGCTCTGAGATGGTAAAAGAATTAAGAGCGTTATTGCAACAATTACAGCTAAAACCGTCTTATATTTTCGTAGGGCATTCGTTTGGTGGTATCAATGTTCGATTATTTGCTTCTTTTTATCCAGAAGAAACAGCAGGATTAATATTAGTTGATTCAACGCCAGAAAATTATAGAGAAGATTTTCTACCCATAATGTCTCGTGAATTTCAAGAAGCATACTATAAACAATTTATATATGAAGGCACGTATGAAGAGTTTATGAGCAGCTTATATGAGGCAGGTCTTCATTGTAAATCAACAGGGAATATTCCACTTGTTATAGTTGCTGCTGGAAAAAAGGCGCTTTATTCTCCTGAAGCCCAAGTAAAGTGGCTACAAATGCAAAAAGAATTATTGCAATTATCGAATAACAACAAATTGATTATAGCCCTTAATAGCGGTCATTATATTCAAAGGGATGAGCCTGAATATGTGATAGAAGGTGTTAAATGGGTATTATCTCATATGTGA
- a CDS encoding Type 1 glutamine amidotransferase-like domain-containing protein, with amino-acid sequence MRKIVLYSDQIQEDRKLDYELLRLLNKENPSIAYLRSSSDVTGKYFNYVVKYYREIGISKVEYFDLDKEYDEGKISNIFNYDAIHLSGGNTFHFLNSLRKRNLVHALNSYLEKGRVLIGVSAGSIITTKSIDTAQFVDEDIIGIEDRSSLGFVDFDFMPHWSEKLSEACLDLLKDYSKLKNRTVYGCKDGDGIVIEGEDIKLIGNIIKI; translated from the coding sequence GTGAGAAAAATAGTACTATATAGTGATCAAATACAAGAAGATAGAAAATTAGATTATGAACTTTTAAGGTTATTAAATAAAGAAAATCCTTCGATAGCATATCTTCGATCATCTTCAGATGTAACAGGGAAATATTTTAATTACGTGGTTAAATACTATAGAGAAATAGGGATTAGTAAAGTAGAATATTTTGATTTAGATAAAGAATACGATGAAGGAAAGATCAGTAACATCTTTAATTATGATGCCATACATCTTTCGGGTGGAAATACATTTCACTTTTTAAATTCCTTAAGAAAGAGAAATTTAGTGCATGCATTAAATTCTTATTTAGAAAAAGGTAGGGTTTTGATTGGTGTTAGTGCAGGTAGTATAATAACAACTAAAAGTATTGATACAGCTCAATTTGTAGACGAGGATATTATAGGGATAGAGGATAGAAGCTCTTTAGGTTTTGTAGATTTTGATTTTATGCCTCACTGGAGTGAGAAACTAAGTGAAGCATGTTTAGATTTGTTAAAGGATTATTCCAAGTTGAAAAATAGGACAGTTTATGGTTGTAAAGATGGTGATGGGATAGTTATTGAAGGAGAGGACATTAAATTAATTGGAAATATTATAAAAATTTAA
- a CDS encoding flavin reductase family protein — MEVKIGKQLCKKIQPKILYYGMPIYLLSTLNEDGTTNISPMSSSWALGSYIILGIGLGGKSIENLERNRECVINLPSSLQWEQVEKIAPYTGMENIPVYKQEMGFTYQKDKFTIAGFTQFDSQFVKPQRIKECPLQIEAKVKDIRIPEYDPFFAIVETEVICVHAHEEIIQGENHINPQKWSPLFYNFRHYFSIGEELGRNYRAES; from the coding sequence ATGGAAGTTAAAATAGGTAAACAGTTATGTAAAAAAATACAACCAAAGATTTTATATTATGGAATGCCAATTTATTTACTATCAACATTAAATGAAGATGGAACAACAAATATTAGTCCAATGTCTTCTTCGTGGGCTTTAGGAAGCTATATTATTTTAGGTATTGGGCTTGGAGGAAAATCCATTGAAAACCTTGAAAGAAATAGGGAGTGTGTGATTAATTTACCTTCTTCATTGCAGTGGGAGCAAGTAGAAAAAATTGCGCCTTATACAGGGATGGAAAATATCCCAGTTTATAAACAAGAAATGGGATTTACATATCAAAAGGATAAATTTACAATAGCGGGTTTTACACAATTTGATTCACAATTTGTAAAGCCACAACGTATTAAAGAATGTCCACTACAAATTGAAGCAAAGGTAAAAGATATTCGAATTCCTGAATATGATCCTTTCTTTGCAATTGTTGAAACGGAAGTTATTTGTGTTCACGCGCATGAAGAAATTATACAAGGCGAAAATCATATCAATCCACAAAAATGGAGTCCGTTATTTTATAATTTTAGACATTATTTTTCAATAGGAGAAGAGCTAGGAAGGAACTATCGAGCAGAAAGTTAA
- a CDS encoding helix-turn-helix transcriptional regulator, translating to MNINVAKIASLISDTSRATILVQLLDGRPHPATELAHAAKIKPQTASFHLQKLYEAQIIDVEKHGRHRYYKIANHEIAESLENILYLAPPEPVQSFKQSKGSKEIQYARTCYDHLAGKIGVEITNSLLDNEILIKDGLQFKVTKKGQEFFEGFDIDLNSLHKKRRFFSKCCLDWSERQHHLAGSLGNAILEKMLKENWIIRAEHSRAIHITPLGKRKIYETFSIQI from the coding sequence ATGAATATAAATGTAGCAAAAATAGCTTCTCTTATTAGTGATACATCACGAGCAACAATTTTAGTTCAACTCTTGGATGGTCGTCCACATCCAGCTACTGAATTAGCACATGCCGCGAAAATCAAACCACAAACAGCCAGTTTTCATCTTCAAAAATTATATGAAGCACAGATTATAGATGTTGAAAAACACGGAAGGCACCGCTATTACAAAATTGCCAATCATGAAATAGCTGAATCGCTGGAAAACATACTATATTTGGCTCCTCCAGAACCAGTCCAATCCTTTAAACAATCAAAGGGGTCTAAAGAAATTCAATATGCAAGAACTTGCTATGACCATTTAGCCGGAAAAATAGGTGTTGAGATTACAAATTCACTTTTAGACAATGAAATATTAATCAAGGATGGTTTACAATTTAAAGTAACGAAAAAGGGACAAGAATTTTTTGAGGGTTTTGATATTGATTTAAATTCGCTACATAAAAAAAGAAGGTTTTTTTCAAAATGTTGCTTAGATTGGAGTGAAAGGCAACATCATTTAGCGGGATCATTAGGGAACGCGATTTTGGAGAAAATGTTAAAAGAAAATTGGATTATTAGAGCCGAGCACTCAAGAGCAATTCACATTACTCCATTAGGAAAGAGAAAAATATATGAGACTTTTTCAATACAGATATAA
- a CDS encoding AMP-binding protein, with protein sequence MKQAVWFPTEEYKDKTRLYGWMKSLGYEDYEAFYDKSIEETAWFWGEAERAVGYQWMKPYEEVLDLANGTPFARWYKDGTCNVVESALSRWLADEETKKQPALMYEGENGTTKSFTYEELDDWVSRVANGLKHMGIEKGDRVTIYMPMIPETVVAMLAVMKIGAIISPIFSGFAADAVMTRVQAAGSKMIITADGFSRRGKVVSLKDEVDKACEQCPSVEKVVIVRHAGNDFTPHNYDISWSVLEKEKPFTHAEEMKSDDPLMLIYTSGTTGKPKGTVHTHAGFPLKSAFDAGFGMNIKQGDRVLWVTDMGWMMGPFLLFGSLINGATMVMYEGVPDYPEADRLWETVDRYQITHLGISPTLIRALMAKGDEYVTKHSLKSLEVFASTGEPWNPDPWMWLFETVGKGKVPICNYSGGTEISGGIFGNVLVKPIAPISFNASLPGMAAVVLDEQGSPIRDEVGELCLEKPWVGMTKSFWEDDERYINTYWSRFENKWVHGDWVIYDGEQYIITGRSDDTLNIAGKRIGPAEYESILVKHYDVIEAAAIGVPDEVKGEVCHCFVVLREGTIFTHELKKELLNLVNSHIGKALCPKDIHVVEDLPKTRNSKVMRRVIKAAYLGRELGDLSSLVNPEVVSYIQGLKAKQI encoded by the coding sequence ATGAAGCAAGCCGTTTGGTTTCCAACAGAAGAATATAAAGATAAAACACGTTTATACGGATGGATGAAATCGCTTGGTTATGAAGATTATGAAGCATTTTATGATAAATCAATTGAAGAAACGGCATGGTTTTGGGGAGAAGCAGAACGTGCAGTTGGCTATCAATGGATGAAGCCATACGAAGAAGTATTAGATTTAGCAAACGGCACACCATTCGCACGGTGGTATAAAGACGGGACGTGCAATGTAGTAGAATCTGCGTTATCTCGTTGGCTTGCAGATGAAGAAACAAAAAAACAACCTGCCCTTATGTATGAAGGGGAAAACGGAACAACAAAATCATTTACATATGAAGAGCTTGATGATTGGGTGAGCCGTGTTGCAAACGGTTTGAAACATATGGGAATTGAAAAAGGCGATCGTGTAACGATTTACATGCCGATGATTCCGGAAACAGTTGTCGCTATGCTCGCAGTAATGAAAATCGGTGCGATTATTTCCCCAATCTTTTCTGGGTTTGCAGCTGATGCAGTTATGACACGTGTGCAAGCAGCAGGCTCAAAAATGATTATTACAGCTGATGGATTCTCACGCCGTGGTAAAGTTGTTTCTTTAAAAGATGAAGTTGATAAAGCGTGTGAACAATGTCCATCTGTTGAAAAAGTTGTCATTGTTCGTCATGCTGGAAATGATTTTACACCCCATAATTATGACATTTCATGGAGCGTTTTAGAAAAGGAAAAACCATTTACACATGCTGAAGAAATGAAAAGTGATGATCCGCTCATGCTCATTTATACATCTGGAACGACGGGTAAGCCAAAAGGAACCGTACACACGCATGCTGGTTTTCCGCTAAAATCGGCATTTGATGCAGGATTTGGTATGAATATAAAGCAAGGTGATCGTGTATTATGGGTGACTGATATGGGGTGGATGATGGGACCATTCCTATTATTCGGCTCTCTTATTAATGGGGCTACGATGGTCATGTATGAAGGTGTTCCAGATTATCCTGAAGCAGATCGATTATGGGAAACGGTTGATCGATATCAAATTACTCACCTTGGAATTTCACCGACATTAATTCGAGCATTGATGGCAAAAGGTGATGAATATGTAACGAAACATTCTCTAAAAAGTTTAGAAGTATTTGCATCAACGGGTGAACCTTGGAATCCAGACCCTTGGATGTGGCTTTTTGAAACAGTTGGGAAAGGCAAGGTGCCAATTTGTAACTATTCAGGCGGAACTGAAATTTCAGGTGGAATCTTTGGAAATGTTTTAGTTAAACCAATTGCACCAATTAGTTTCAATGCATCTTTACCTGGGATGGCAGCTGTTGTATTAGATGAACAAGGTAGTCCAATCCGTGATGAAGTTGGAGAACTATGTTTAGAAAAACCATGGGTTGGAATGACGAAAAGCTTTTGGGAAGATGACGAACGCTACATCAATACGTATTGGTCACGATTTGAAAATAAGTGGGTACATGGTGATTGGGTGATTTATGATGGAGAACAATATATTATTACAGGACGTTCTGATGATACGTTAAACATTGCTGGAAAACGCATTGGACCAGCTGAATATGAATCCATTCTTGTAAAGCATTATGATGTAATCGAAGCTGCAGCAATTGGTGTACCAGATGAAGTGAAAGGTGAAGTTTGCCACTGCTTCGTTGTTTTACGAGAAGGAACAATCTTTACCCATGAATTAAAAAAGGAACTATTAAATTTAGTAAACTCTCACATTGGAAAAGCATTATGTCCAAAAGATATTCATGTTGTAGAAGACTTGCCGAAAACACGCAATTCTAAAGTAATGAGACGGGTAATTAAAGCAGCTTACTTAGGGAGAGAATTGGGAGATTTATCTTCTTTAGTAAATCCAGAGGTTGTTTCATATATTCAAGGATTAAAAGCTAAACAAATATAA
- a CDS encoding acyl-CoA carboxylase subunit beta, with protein MLEQKQSNSFTERVETIKQGGAPKYHEQNKAKGKIFVRDRLALLFDNGEYVEDALFANCEQTGLPADGVVTATGKIHGRTVCVMANDSTVKAGSWGSRTVEKILRIQETAEKLHVPLFYLVDSAGARITDQVEMFPGRRGAGRIFYNQVKLSGKVPQICLLFGPSAAGGAYIPAFCDVVMMVEGNASMYLGSPRMAEMVIGEKVTLEEMGGARMHCSVSGCGDVLCKTEEDAIAQARQYISYFPSNYQENAPTTKPQEPKQFEKTLEQIIPENQNAPFNMKDLINRIIDEGSFFEVKKLFAQELITGLGRIDGKPVGIVANQPRMKGGVLFHDSADKAAKFINLCDAYHIPLLFLADVPGFMIGTKVERAGIIRHGAKMISAMSEATVPKISIVVRKAYGAGLYAMAGPAFEPDCCLALPTASIAVMGPEAAVNAVYANKIAALPEEERASFIAEKREEYKQDIDIYRLASEMVIDGIVHPDDLREELKKRFDMYMSKYQVFTDRKHPVYPV; from the coding sequence GTGCTAGAACAAAAACAATCTAATTCATTTACAGAACGTGTTGAAACGATTAAACAAGGCGGAGCACCGAAATATCATGAGCAAAATAAAGCGAAAGGAAAAATCTTTGTTCGAGATCGTTTAGCTCTTCTATTTGATAATGGCGAGTATGTAGAGGACGCATTATTTGCAAATTGTGAACAAACAGGTTTACCAGCGGATGGTGTTGTAACTGCGACGGGAAAAATACATGGCCGTACTGTTTGTGTTATGGCAAATGATTCAACGGTTAAGGCGGGATCTTGGGGTTCTCGTACTGTTGAAAAAATCTTACGCATACAAGAAACAGCTGAAAAGCTACATGTACCACTTTTTTATCTCGTTGATTCTGCAGGCGCTCGTATTACTGATCAGGTTGAAATGTTCCCAGGCCGCCGCGGCGCAGGACGTATTTTTTATAACCAAGTGAAACTATCAGGTAAGGTTCCACAAATTTGTTTATTATTCGGACCTTCCGCAGCTGGCGGTGCATACATCCCTGCTTTCTGTGACGTTGTCATGATGGTAGAAGGAAATGCTTCTATGTATTTAGGTTCTCCTCGTATGGCTGAGATGGTTATTGGCGAAAAAGTAACACTAGAAGAAATGGGCGGCGCTCGTATGCATTGCTCGGTTTCAGGATGTGGTGATGTTTTATGTAAGACAGAAGAAGATGCAATCGCTCAGGCAAGACAATATATTTCATATTTTCCAAGTAATTATCAAGAAAATGCTCCTACGACTAAGCCTCAAGAACCAAAGCAATTCGAAAAAACATTAGAACAAATCATCCCAGAAAATCAAAATGCACCTTTTAATATGAAAGATCTTATTAACCGTATTATTGATGAAGGCTCTTTCTTTGAAGTGAAAAAATTATTTGCACAAGAACTGATTACAGGATTAGGACGAATCGATGGGAAACCTGTTGGTATTGTTGCAAATCAACCGCGCATGAAAGGCGGCGTATTATTCCACGATTCTGCCGATAAAGCAGCGAAGTTTATTAATTTATGTGACGCGTATCATATTCCATTATTATTCCTTGCCGATGTACCTGGATTTATGATTGGAACGAAGGTTGAGCGAGCTGGAATTATTCGTCACGGTGCGAAGATGATTTCTGCAATGAGTGAAGCGACAGTGCCGAAAATTTCAATTGTTGTTCGTAAAGCATATGGTGCTGGCTTATATGCAATGGCAGGACCAGCTTTCGAGCCTGATTGTTGCCTTGCATTGCCGACGGCTTCTATTGCTGTAATGGGACCGGAAGCTGCTGTTAATGCTGTATATGCAAACAAAATTGCGGCGTTGCCAGAAGAAGAACGTGCAAGCTTCATCGCGGAAAAACGTGAAGAGTATAAACAAGATATTGATATTTACCGCCTAGCATCTGAAATGGTAATAGATGGTATTGTTCATCCGGATGATTTACGTGAAGAATTAAAGAAACGCTTTGATATGTATATGAGTAAATATCAAGTGTTTACAGATCGAAAACATCCAGTTTATCCAGTATAA
- a CDS encoding enoyl-CoA hydratase, with protein MLQLQNILVDYVTPHIVKITLNRERQANSLSLALLEELQSTLTHINEEADVRVVILIGAGEKAFCAGADLKERANMNEEQVRHAVGMIRSTMDMVEQLSQPVIAAINGIALGGGTELSLACDFRIAAETASLGLTETSLAIIPGAGGTQRLPRLIGVGRAKELIYTARRISAHEAKEYRMVEFVVPAHLLEEKTIEMAERIASNGPIAVRLAKQAISNGIQVDLHTGLQMEKQAYEGVIHTKDRLEGLQAFKEKRQPMYKGE; from the coding sequence ATGCTACAATTACAAAACATTTTAGTAGATTATGTAACACCGCATATCGTAAAAATAACATTAAATCGTGAACGGCAAGCAAACTCGTTATCTCTTGCACTGTTGGAAGAGTTGCAATCTACACTCACTCATATTAATGAAGAAGCTGATGTTCGTGTTGTCATTTTAATAGGAGCGGGTGAAAAAGCATTTTGTGCCGGAGCTGATTTAAAAGAACGTGCCAATATGAATGAGGAGCAAGTACGCCATGCAGTTGGAATGATTCGTTCTACAATGGATATGGTTGAGCAATTATCACAACCTGTTATTGCAGCAATAAATGGAATTGCACTTGGTGGTGGTACCGAATTAAGTTTAGCGTGTGATTTTAGAATTGCAGCAGAAACGGCAAGTCTTGGACTAACTGAAACATCTCTAGCTATTATCCCAGGAGCTGGTGGTACGCAGCGTCTGCCAAGACTAATTGGTGTCGGAAGAGCAAAGGAATTAATTTATACGGCGAGACGTATTTCAGCGCATGAGGCAAAGGAATATAGAATGGTAGAATTTGTGGTGCCAGCTCACCTATTAGAGGAAAAAACAATTGAAATGGCAGAACGCATTGCTAGTAATGGTCCAATTGCTGTTCGATTAGCAAAACAAGCAATTTCAAACGGCATACAAGTGGATTTGCATACTGGATTACAAATGGAAAAGCAGGCGTATGAAGGTGTAATTCATACGAAAGATCGATTGGAAGGGCTACAAGCGTTTAAGGAAAAACGTCAACCAATGTATAAGGGGGAATAA
- a CDS encoding hydroxymethylglutaryl-CoA lyase produces the protein MKLPTFAVIKEVGPRDGLQNEKKIVGTKDKVKWIQLLSEAGLSYIEVSSFVHPKWVPALADASDVFAELKRNSETTYAALVPNQNGLERALLQNVDEVNVFLSASESHNKSNINKSIKEALSVIQDITKQAQFAGKRVRGYVSTVFGCPYEGDVSMDAVNELCNQLFSYGIYEVSLGDTIGIANPLQVERVLEHLLKKYDSSQFAMHFHNTYGMALANVVKSLEYGITTFDSSCGGLGGCPYAPGASGNVATDDLVHMLHKLGVQTNINEEKLLKASQFIQSKLNIQLPSHVYKALQHKTISR, from the coding sequence TTGAAGTTACCTACTTTTGCTGTCATTAAAGAAGTGGGACCACGTGATGGTCTGCAAAACGAAAAGAAAATTGTTGGCACAAAAGATAAAGTGAAATGGATTCAATTACTTTCAGAAGCTGGATTATCATATATTGAAGTTTCCTCTTTTGTTCACCCAAAATGGGTTCCTGCTTTAGCTGATGCGAGTGATGTATTTGCAGAGTTAAAGCGGAATTCAGAAACTACATATGCTGCGCTTGTTCCAAATCAAAATGGTTTGGAACGAGCTCTTTTGCAAAATGTAGATGAGGTGAATGTTTTTCTATCAGCGAGTGAGTCACATAATAAAAGCAATATCAATAAGTCTATTAAAGAAGCATTATCTGTGATACAAGATATTACCAAGCAAGCACAATTTGCAGGTAAAAGAGTAAGAGGTTACGTTTCTACTGTATTTGGCTGTCCTTACGAAGGAGACGTGAGCATGGATGCTGTCAATGAGTTATGTAATCAACTCTTTTCATACGGTATTTATGAAGTTTCACTTGGGGATACGATTGGTATAGCAAATCCATTACAAGTAGAGCGTGTATTAGAACATTTACTTAAAAAATATGATTCTTCTCAATTTGCGATGCACTTTCATAATACATATGGGATGGCACTTGCGAATGTCGTTAAATCATTAGAGTACGGTATTACAACATTTGATAGCTCTTGTGGCGGTCTAGGTGGTTGTCCTTATGCCCCAGGAGCATCAGGAAATGTAGCAACTGATGATTTAGTACATATGCTTCATAAACTGGGTGTACAAACAAATATAAATGAAGAAAAATTATTAAAGGCTAGTCAATTTATTCAAAGTAAGCTAAATATTCAATTGCCAAGTCATGTGTATAAAGCATTACAACATAAAACAATAAGTAGGTGA
- a CDS encoding acetyl-CoA carboxylase biotin carboxyl carrier protein subunit, which yields MMTKVYASMAGNVWKIVVGVGDTVEEEQDVVILESMKMEIPIVSEEAGTVMKINVQEGDFVNEGDVLVEIE from the coding sequence ATGATGACAAAAGTGTATGCATCGATGGCAGGTAATGTTTGGAAGATTGTTGTGGGAGTAGGAGATACAGTAGAAGAAGAACAGGATGTCGTCATTTTGGAATCTATGAAAATGGAAATTCCAATCGTTTCAGAAGAAGCCGGCACAGTCATGAAAATCAATGTGCAAGAGGGCGATTTTGTTAATGAGGGGGATGTATTGGTAGAGATTGAATAG